DNA from Metabacillus flavus:
ACAAAAAATCGGGATGGCTGCATCTATCAGCCATCCCGTTCGACCTTATTCAGCAGTGCTTTTCAAAAGACTGCTCCAGATTCGTCATGATCTCTTCGATTGTAAAGCCTTCGATTTCGTGCCTTGGGATGAAATGAACCACTTCTTTCCCTTTCAAAAGTGCTATAGAAGGAGAAGAAGGCTCAAATCCTTCAAAGTACTCTCTCATTTTAGCTGTTGCCTCTTTATCCTGCCCTGCAAAAACGGTAACAAGATGGTCAGGTTTTTTGTCAGCATTCAATGCAGATTGAGTTGCAGCGGGTCTTGCCAGTCCAGCAGCACATCCGCAGACAGAGTTTACAACGACAAGTGTTGTTCCCTCAGCTGATGCCATATAATCTGCAACCTCTTCTTCTGTAAGAAGCTCTTGAAATCCAGCTCTTGTCAGCTCTGCCCTCATCGGCTTAACCATTTGACGCATGTATTCTTCATATGCCATAGACATGTTTTAATACCCTCCTGAAACAGTCACTTAGGGAGGCCGGTGAACATGGCCATCATTCCCTTTCTGAGTTCAAGAATACTATAGAAAAATGACGGTGGCAAACGTTTAGAGCTTTACATGTTCCTTCGATGGTTCGAACAGATCGGTTACAGCTCCTTTAGAGGAACAGGAAACCGTCCTTGCGTATTTCCCAAGGACTCCTCTTAACG
Protein-coding regions in this window:
- a CDS encoding BrxA/BrxB family bacilliredoxin yields the protein MSMAYEEYMRQMVKPMRAELTRAGFQELLTEEEVADYMASAEGTTLVVVNSVCGCAAGLARPAATQSALNADKKPDHLVTVFAGQDKEATAKMREYFEGFEPSSPSIALLKGKEVVHFIPRHEIEGFTIEEIMTNLEQSFEKHC